A segment of the Streptomyces sp. P9-A2 genome:
GTACGCCGCAGCAGGACCGAGACGGTAACGGACACGCTCCGCGCTGGGCGCTTCAGTTGGCGAAGCCCGCCAACCGAAGCGCTCAGTGTGCGACACGAAGTCGCTCCGCGTAAGTAAGTCCAGCCACGTGAAGGAGGTATCGATCGGCTGAACTTCGGGCCAGTGTCCGGGGCCCGTCCCCGCGCTCCCATGCGTTGCTGGTAACGGCGGGGTGTGAAGCGGAGCGGTCAAGCCCAAGAGCGTCTCGGCCATCGGGGTGCAACAGGCGAGGGGAAGGCTGGACGGGCGAACGCAAGTGAACCCTTGATGATGCCTCGTGACTTCTAAGACCGTGTCCTACATGGTGAGGCGGACGAGTCGCTTGTAGCAGCACAACGCGGCGGCGAGGCCGAGAAAGGCCAGGTAGTTGCGGGGGTCGCGCTCGTAGCGGTGGTTGAGCCGGCGGTAGCCGGACAGCCAGGACATCGTCCGCTCGATCACCCACCTACGGCGGCCCAGTCGTTCGCTGGACTCGATTCCCTTACGCGCGATCCGCACGCCGATCCGCTTGCCGCGCAGCCATCGCCGCAGGTGAGGGATGTCGTAGGCCTTGTCCGCGTGCAGGCGCTGGGGCTTGGAATCGGTCGCGTGGGATTCGTGTCCCATGTGGAAATGGGACAGCATCGGCTTCAGGGCCTGGCTGTCGTGGGTGTTAGCCGCGGAGACTCCGACGCGTAGGGGCAGTCCGTTCGCGTCGGACAGGACATGCATCTTGGAACCCGGCTTGCCCCGGTCCACGGGGCTCGGACCTGCAAGTTCGCCCCCGTTACCTTCTTCGTGGCCTCGCAAGGAGGCTCCCGGCCTTCGGCCCCGGCATGACTTCGCCCCCTCGTCGATGATGATCGAAAAAGTGGTGTCACCGGGATCGAAGGCATTGGCAGACCGCTGATTAGAGGCCTGAGCACCGATCCCGGACGGGGGAGGCAGTCTCTTCGTAACGTGGATGCCGGCACGCTGATGCCGCAGGTGAGGGCCGGGAAGAGTACGAGCACAGGAGCAAGCACGTGACCGCTGACGGCGAGATCGACGTCTACCTGGGTCTGGACGTCGGCAAGGGCGAACACCACGCCACGGCGCTGACCCCAGCGGGCAAAAAGGTCTTCGACAAGCGGCTGCCCAACACCGAACCGAAGCTTCGTGAGGTGTTCGCCAGGCTCCAGGCCAAACACGGCACTGTTCTGGTGGTGGTCGACCAGCCCGCCTCCATAGGCGCGCTGCCTCTGGCCGTGGCCCGTGACGCGGGCTGCCGCGTCGCCTACCTCCCGGGCCTGACGATGCGGCGCATCGCCGACCTCTACCCGGGTGAGGCCAAGACCGATGCCCGCGACGCACACGTCATCGCGGACGCCGCCCGAGCGATGCCACACACACTGCGTGCCGTTGAACCGGCCGACGCGACCGTGGCCGAGCTGGAGATGCTCACCGGGTTCGACGACGACCTGGCCACCGAGGCGACACGGACCAAGAACCGCCTGCGGGGCCTGCTGACACAGATCCACCCACCGCTGGAAAAGGTCGTTGGCCCTCGCCTGGACCACCCCGCCGTGCTCACCCTGCTCGAACGCTTCGGCTCCCCGGCCCAACTCCGGAAAGCAGGACGACGCAGGCTGGCCACCCTGCTGCGGCCGAAGGCGCCGCGGATGGCCGAGCGCCTGGTCGAGGACATCTTCACCGCACTCGACGAGCAGAGCGTGATCGTCCCGGGCACCGACGCTGCCGCCCTGATCATCCCCAGTCTCGTCTCCACGCTCGGCTCCGTGCTGGACCAGCGCAGACTCCTCGCCGCGAGGATCGAGGAACTTCTGGAGGCTCACCCTCTTTCCGCGGTCCTGACCTCCATGCCCGGCATCGGAGTCAGGACCGCCGCCCGCATCCTCATCGACGTCGGCGACGGCAGCGCCTTCGCCACGGCCGGGCACCTGGCCGCCTACGCCGGCCTGGCCCCGGTCACCCGCGCCTCCGGCTCCTCCATCCGCGGTGAACACCCCGCCCGGCGAGGCAACAAACAGCTCAAACGCGCCTTCTACCTCGCCGCGTTCGCCTCACTCTCACAACCGGAGTCACGCACCTACTACGACAGGAAGCGCCGCGAAGGGAAGCACCACGTCGCAGCCCTGATCGCCCTCGCCCGACGACGCATCGACGTGCTCTTCGCCATGCTCAGAGACGGCACCTTCTACGAACCCCCGGTCACCGCAGCAGCTTGACGAAAGCCATAGAGGCACTTTTTAGCCCTGACGTGGGCGGAGTCGAGGACCGCACGGGAGAGGTCGACCAGTCCTTGTTCGTCCAGACGCTGGAGAATCTTCTGATGCAGTCGTCCCCACACGCCGGCCCGCGACCAGATGACAAACCGGCGATGGACCGTCGACTTCGAGGCCCCGAAGCACGGCGGAAGCGCCCGCCAGGCGCAGCCGCTGACCAGCACGTAGATGATCGCGGCGAAGTCCGCCTCATCGTCGATGTTCGCGACTCCGCCGCCTTGCGGACGCACCCGTGCCGGCGGCAGTAACGGCCTTGCGATCTCCCACAGGCCGTCCGGAACGATCCATCCCCACCGTCCACTCCCCATGTCCAACACAGCTGCCAACTGACCATGTAGGACATGGTCTTAGCCGATACAGCCGCCAACAAGATGTATCCTCCCAGGCCAGGACCATTTTTCTTCTCTCAGTCCGGCAACCGGACCCCGAGCGATGAAAGCCCGAGGCTAGAACTGCGCGAGAGCAGCTGTTCGGCGGCGGGGGACCAAGAGGGCTGCTGTACCGGCCTTCGGTGGCGCTCTCTCCCGGTCGTGGCGGCGTACCGTGGCAGCGTGGCAAACGAAGACCTGGGACGGACCCTGCGCCGCTTGCGCCGTCTGGCCTCCTTGACGCAAGAAGAGCTGGCCGAGCGCTCCGGCGTGTCCGTCGATGTGATCCGCCAGCTCGAACAGCGTCGGAAGCACTCGGCGCGCCTGCCCACATTGCACGCACTGGCCAACGGTCTCGGCGTGGAACTGACCACGCTCCTGGGTGACCCGCCTGCGGTTTCCTCCACAGGAGAGAACGACGGACCACGCTTTGTGGCCGTACGCCGCGCCATCATGCCCGTGCTCTGGGGACCGGAGACGGAGCCGCCCGGGCCTGACTTCTCGCTGGACCGTCTCCGTGAGCAGATCGCGGACGGCTGGACGCAGTACCACGCCGCGGAGTTCGACACGGTGATGAAGGCGCTGCCGGACTTGCTCTCCGATGCGCGCACCGCCACGGCTTCGGGCAACGACGACGACCGCGGGGCCGGTTTCGCAGCCCTGGGCAAGGCGCTTCAGCTCGCCGGACACGTTGCCGTGCGGATGGGCAAGACCGACCTTGCTCTGACGAGCCTGGAGCGAGCCATAGACGCTGCGGGAGAGTCCTCCGATCCGCTGCTTCTGCCGATGATCGTCAACTCCACGGCGTGGACCTATCAGCGGCAAGGTCGCCTGGAGGACGCGTTGAGCATTGCCCTCCGCACCGCCGATGACATGGTGAATGCAGGCCGTGGCGAGACAGCCGACGGCCTGAAGGTGTGGGGAGCGCTGACCATGAGCGCCGCCACGTCGGCCGCGAGGAGCGGGGACTACGAGCGTGCGGCGACGATGATGGAGGCGGCGGAGAAGGAAGCCGCCCGAGTCTCGAAGCTGCCCGACGGTGGCGACCATCGCATGGTCAGTGTTTTCAGCCCTTCTTCGGTCCGCATTGAACGCGTCCGCCTCGCTGTTCAGTACGGGCACCCGCAGGACGCCTTGGCGTTGGCCAAGGGAATGCGGCTGAGCCAGGACACCCCGCCGTCCTGGCGGACGTGGCTGTTGCTGGACGTGGCACGAGCCCACACGGACATCGGGGATGCTGCCGGGGCCGTGAAGACTCTGGAGTCCCTGCGCCGGGTGGCGCCGACATGGATGCAGCACCACACGTTGGCCGTGGCCATTGTGCGTGACCTGTGGGCGCTCCCCAACCACCCGCCGGGGCTGCGGCCGTTGGCGGAGTTCCTGGGGGTCAGCGAATAGCGTGCTGAAAGTGGGACGTTGCGTCCCTGTCAGCGTCCTTGGCGTGTCGCTTACATGAGTGGACAAGCGCCCCGGCGACCGCGCGAACGGTCCCGGGGCTTGGCCGATCTGAGAGAGCAGACCGACATGCCGCAACCTACAACGCGGGCGCGTCCTACCGGCTACCCCGGGTACAGCGAGATCCTGCCGTGCGAGCCGGAGAGCGCCGCCACCGCGCCGCTTGGTGCGCGTCGCGCTTGCCGTCTGGGGTCTGGACGACCTGGCCGACGACGGCGCTCTGATCGTCTCCGAGCTGGTGTCCAACGCCGTCCGGCACGCTCGGATGGGATCCATCCGGCTTACCGTCGATCGGCCCGGGGTGGCCCGGGTGTGCATCGGTGTCGTGGACTTCTCGAAGGTGCTCCCTGTGCCCAAGGAGCCGAACGACGAGGACGATGGCGGGCGTGGTCTCGTACTCGTGAATGAGCCGGCCGTTCACTGGGGCACCGAACTGCTGCCGCGGGGCAAACGGGTGTGGGCAGAGTTGCGGGGCGGTGAGGATGCGTGAGCGGCGAGCGGAAGCCCTGGGTGGGTGACCTGATCCACGACGAGGACGCCGGCCGGCGCGGTGTCGTCACGGACGTGCGCGCTGGCACCGTCTGGGTGCTGCGCCCGGAATGCGGGCCGGGGCAGTGGACTTCGCACCACCCCGATCGGCTGGCCGTGGTGACCCCGCGCGAGCAGATGCGGGACCGGCTGCAGATACGCGGGAAGCCCCGGCGCGACGGCGTTCACCGGCCGAGGCTTCGTCGTTCCATGGGTTCTTACACACGTCTCACGGGCCCCCTCAGACGGTATTTCATTCACTGGGGGCAGGGGGGCGCAGGTTCAAATCATGTTGTCCCGACTCGTGAGAGTCGCAGGTCAGGGCCGGTTCGGATGTCTCCGAACCGGCCCTGACCATACTTGGGGCAGGCACTCTTGAGCGGCGTCAGCGGGTGGGAGTGCGGTGTGCCCCCTGGGCACAGAACCCGTCGTCCTACTGGGTGAGCGGCTTGGCCCGCTTCGGTGTGCGGGTGGCCATGTAGAGGGCCACACCCCAGCCGATGAGCGACGCCCCGAAGGCGACGTTGATGAGGAGGATCAACCACCGGTCTTTCGCACCACGCGCGAATGCCAGGTACGAGGGCAGTAAATAGACGGCCCCGAGGGCCACCCCGACCAGCACTATCAGTAGATTGTCCATGTTTCAGCGCACTCCCATGATCTTCATCGTGTCACTGCGCACTCTAACGGGGTGAGGCATATGGGTGTCGACGAAGACCGGCGACGGTTCCGGCGTGTCAACTGCCGCCCGCCGACAGGGAATCTGCTCACGGGGATCGTGCACCGACGCGAAAAGGCCTTTGGGTTTCCGGGCTTGAGGCCTGTCGTCCGTACGGGGACCCGCTGATCGCTGAAGACCCTTCGCGCACAGGTCCGTACCGCCTGATCGCCGGCCCCGGGGTGAACGGCCGCCGCGGTCCCGGACGCGCCGTGGGCCGGAAGCCGGTCACCCTCCCCCGAAGGTGACCGACTCCCGACCGTTCCCCCCGGCGCCGGACAGTGGTCGTGGGGTCAGTGTTCAGCGGACCGGTGCCGTTACCAGCACATGACCGCGGTCTCGCCCGAACCCCGTGCGGAGTAGAGGCGGATCCGGACGTAGTAGCGGCGGCCCTTGACGAGCCGGACCGCGAGGGTCGCGTTGTGCGGGGTTCCTCCGTCGTCGTGCCCGGCGAGGTAGCGGGGCTCCCCGGCCCGTTCCTCGAACAGCACGACGACCAGGTCGCCGTCGCCGAAGGTGCCCACCGTGTAGTCGCGGGTCTCCACCGGGTCGATGTGGAAGTCGGCCTGTTCGCCGGGGCCCAGACCGAGCGGCACCGAGCGGAACGGCACCAGCGCGGGCGGGCCGGACCGTTCGGCCGGCGGATACCAGCCGAGGGCGAACTCCTTGTCCGCCGCGGACAGCGTGCCGGGCGGATGGACGCCCCCGCGGAACTGCTCCGGTTCCAGTATCAGCCCCGGCGCGAAGGCGTACCCCATGATCGAATCGGTGTCCCAGACGGGGCCGTTGGCCTCGTTCGCGTCCAGCTTGCGCAGGATGTTGTGGTGCGTCCGTTCCCGGCTCCAGTGGTTGGGCGGGCCCGCCAGTTCGGCGTACACGGCCTCGTCGTCCCAGTGGAGACCCGCGCAGGGGCTCTGGTGCTCGTGCAGCATGCCCAGGGCGTGGCCGATCTGGTGCAGGGCCGTCCCACGCTCCCCGGGCTCGGTCAGGTCCCAGCCGAAGTTCATGGTGCGCTCGTGCAGACCCGCCAGGAGCGCCTCCTTGCCCACGGCCGACCAGGAGCCGCCGCCGGACTGGAAGCCGATGCGCACCTCCGCCTCCGAGCGGTCACGGACCTCGGTGAAGACGAGCCCGATCCCGAGGCCCTGCCACTCGGCGAAGCACTCGCGCACCACGTCCTGCTGCGTCTTGGAGCCGCCCCACGACACCCACCGGGTCCGGCCGGTTCCCGGCACGGGAATGACCGACCCGTCGGTGTCGCCGCGGAAGAAGCAGTAGTGCAGCACGGTGCCGTTGACCCACATCCGCCGCCCGGCGGTCAGCGCGCCGAGCCGCTCGGCGGCGAGCCCCGGCGCGAAGACGGGGGCCGGCTGCCGCGTCAGCGAGCAGTAGCGAGGGGCCATGGGTGAGAGGGTGCCCCACGGACGGCCCCCGGCGCCTGAGTCGGGGTCTACTCAACTCGCCCTGTATCAGGCGTGAGTATCCCCGCTCCTGTTGATGTGACGACTTCGCCGGGGAACACGACCACGCCGTACCCGCCGTTCCGGCCCCACGAGAGGGAGGAGACGCCGTCCATGAGGGACGTGGTGGCGCCGGAGCCCTTGCCGCTCTGGCCCTTCACCGGCAGGGAGGACGAACTGCATCTGATCCGCCGGTCGTTGGCCGGAGCCCGGCGTGGCCTCGTGGTGACCGGACCGCCGGGCCGGGGCAAGACCCGGCTCGTCACCGAGGCCGTCCGCGGCACCGACTGCGCCCAAGTCGCCGGAATCCCGCAGTCCCACCGGATGCCGTTCGCCGCCTTCGCCCCTCTGCTGCCCGAATCGGTCACCCTGCACCGAGCGGTCCGACTCCTGTCCGGAGTAAGGACCCTGCTGGTCGATGACGCCCACCTGCTCGACGACTCCTCCGCCGCCCTGGTCCATCAACTCGCCGTACGGTCGGACACCCGGCTCCTGATCGTCGTCACCGACGGAGCTCCCGTACCCGCCGCGGTGTCCCGGCTGTGGACCGGTGAGCTGCTGCCCCGCCTGCCCCTGGGACCGCTGCCCCGTGAGGAGACCGCACAGTTGGTCACGGTGGGCGCGGGCCGGACCCCGGAGCCCCTCACCGTCAACCGGCTGCACCGCCTCGCCGCCGGCGATCTGCGGCTGCTGCGCGAACTCCTGGGGTTACTACGGGTAGACAGGGACCTCACCCGTGTACCGGGTACGGACGAGTGGGCCTGGCGGGGCCCGGTGCCGCTCACGCCGGCCGTCCGCGAGCACACCGCCCACCTGCTCACCCGCACGGACCCCGGCGAACGCGAGACGCTGGACCGCCTGGCCTTCGCCGAACCCCTGCCGGTGAACGTGGACGACCCGAGGGGAGCGGAGGGCCGCCCGGCGGGCCCCGGCCCCCTCGACCTCGCCGCTCTCGAACGCCTGGAGGACGACGGCCTGGTCCACGTCGACGAGCAGGGCGCCGTCCGTCTCGCCCACCCCCTGCACGGCCCCGTCCTGCGGGCCGCGGCCGGCGGACTGCGGGCGCGTCGGCTGGCCCGCGCGCCCGAGGAGTACGGACCCGCCCTGGACGCCGAGGCCACCGCCCTCACCGCACTGATCGGACAGGCCGACGTCCGGACCGTCCCGGCGCCCGTGGGGGACTGGCTGGTGGCAGAGGGTCTCCCGGTGCCCGCCGGGTACGCGGCGCTGCGGGCCCGGTACGCGCGGCTGCGGGGCGAGGTGCGGGAGGCCGCCGCATGGGCCCGCGAGGGACTGCGCACGACGGCCTCCGGCCCCTCCGGTACCGGAGCAGAAGCCGGAGTAGAAGCCGAAGCCGGGGCGGCCGTCGAAGCCGGAGCCGAACTCGCCCTCGCCGAGGCCCAGTCGCTCGCCCTCGCGAGCGTCCGGCACCCCGCCCACGCCCCGCACGACCCCTATGACGCCGTCCGCCTGGGCACTCCCGAGCAGGCCGCCGGGCGGCTCACCGGTGTCTTCGCCGCCCATGCCGACGCCCTCACGCACGCCGACGGTCCCGCCCTGGACCGCGCGGCCGGCGAACTGGAGCGGCGCGGCTTCCTGTTGTTCGCGGCCGAGGCGTACGCCCAGGCCGCCGCCGTCCACCGCGACCCGGGCGCCGCCCGTACCGCGCGCACGCGTGCCGTCGCCCTCGCCCGCCGCTGCCAGGGCGCCCGCACCCCGGCACTCGCCGGTCCGGTCCTGGGCGAACTCACCGCACGGCAACGGCAGATCGTCACCCTCGCCGCCACCGGCCTCAGCAACCGGCAGATCGCCGAACGCCTCACCCTGTCGATCCGTACCGTCGGCAACCACCTGTACAGCGCCTACACCCGCCTCGGCGCGAGCGACCGCACCGCCCTGCCCCGACTGACCGAACTCCGGCCGACCCACTTCAGGTCGACCGAACTCCGGCCGACCGACTTCCGGGAGACGCAGCCCGCCTGACCCCTCGTACTCCGGGCCGGGGGCCGACCGTTCGGCTCAAGCCGCGCCGAACGCCGAGAACGCCCACCCGGTGGCCCGGTGCACCGCGTCGTCCGGCAGTGAGGCCCGCGCGTCGCGCAGGGCCTGGGCCAGGGACAGCCCCGCGTCGAGCCCTTTGTGCAGCGCGAGCATCAGCGGCACCACCGCGGCGTCGTTGAC
Coding sequences within it:
- a CDS encoding IS5 family transposase gives rise to the protein MRGHEEGNGGELAGPSPVDRGKPGSKMHVLSDANGLPLRVGVSAANTHDSQALKPMLSHFHMGHESHATDSKPQRLHADKAYDIPHLRRWLRGKRIGVRIARKGIESSERLGRRRWVIERTMSWLSGYRRLNHRYERDPRNYLAFLGLAAALCCYKRLVRLTM
- a CDS encoding IS110 family transposase; the encoded protein is MTADGEIDVYLGLDVGKGEHHATALTPAGKKVFDKRLPNTEPKLREVFARLQAKHGTVLVVVDQPASIGALPLAVARDAGCRVAYLPGLTMRRIADLYPGEAKTDARDAHVIADAARAMPHTLRAVEPADATVAELEMLTGFDDDLATEATRTKNRLRGLLTQIHPPLEKVVGPRLDHPAVLTLLERFGSPAQLRKAGRRRLATLLRPKAPRMAERLVEDIFTALDEQSVIVPGTDAAALIIPSLVSTLGSVLDQRRLLAARIEELLEAHPLSAVLTSMPGIGVRTAARILIDVGDGSAFATAGHLAAYAGLAPVTRASGSSIRGEHPARRGNKQLKRAFYLAAFASLSQPESRTYYDRKRREGKHHVAALIALARRRIDVLFAMLRDGTFYEPPVTAAA
- a CDS encoding helix-turn-helix transcriptional regulator, producing MANEDLGRTLRRLRRLASLTQEELAERSGVSVDVIRQLEQRRKHSARLPTLHALANGLGVELTTLLGDPPAVSSTGENDGPRFVAVRRAIMPVLWGPETEPPGPDFSLDRLREQIADGWTQYHAAEFDTVMKALPDLLSDARTATASGNDDDRGAGFAALGKALQLAGHVAVRMGKTDLALTSLERAIDAAGESSDPLLLPMIVNSTAWTYQRQGRLEDALSIALRTADDMVNAGRGETADGLKVWGALTMSAATSAARSGDYERAATMMEAAEKEAARVSKLPDGGDHRMVSVFSPSSVRIERVRLAVQYGHPQDALALAKGMRLSQDTPPSWRTWLLLDVARAHTDIGDAAGAVKTLESLRRVAPTWMQHHTLAVAIVRDLWALPNHPPGLRPLAEFLGVSE
- a CDS encoding ATP-binding protein, which encodes MRVALAVWGLDDLADDGALIVSELVSNAVRHARMGSIRLTVDRPGVARVCIGVVDFSKVLPVPKEPNDEDDGGRGLVLVNEPAVHWGTELLPRGKRVWAELRGGEDA
- a CDS encoding superinfection immunity protein, whose amino-acid sequence is MDNLLIVLVGVALGAVYLLPSYLAFARGAKDRWLILLINVAFGASLIGWGVALYMATRTPKRAKPLTQ
- the absR1 gene encoding beta-glucuronidase AbsR1, yielding MAPRYCSLTRQPAPVFAPGLAAERLGALTAGRRMWVNGTVLHYCFFRGDTDGSVIPVPGTGRTRWVSWGGSKTQQDVVRECFAEWQGLGIGLVFTEVRDRSEAEVRIGFQSGGGSWSAVGKEALLAGLHERTMNFGWDLTEPGERGTALHQIGHALGMLHEHQSPCAGLHWDDEAVYAELAGPPNHWSRERTHHNILRKLDANEANGPVWDTDSIMGYAFAPGLILEPEQFRGGVHPPGTLSAADKEFALGWYPPAERSGPPALVPFRSVPLGLGPGEQADFHIDPVETRDYTVGTFGDGDLVVVLFEERAGEPRYLAGHDDGGTPHNATLAVRLVKGRRYYVRIRLYSARGSGETAVMCW
- a CDS encoding LuxR family transcriptional regulator AbsR2; this translates as MRDVVAPEPLPLWPFTGREDELHLIRRSLAGARRGLVVTGPPGRGKTRLVTEAVRGTDCAQVAGIPQSHRMPFAAFAPLLPESVTLHRAVRLLSGVRTLLVDDAHLLDDSSAALVHQLAVRSDTRLLIVVTDGAPVPAAVSRLWTGELLPRLPLGPLPREETAQLVTVGAGRTPEPLTVNRLHRLAAGDLRLLRELLGLLRVDRDLTRVPGTDEWAWRGPVPLTPAVREHTAHLLTRTDPGERETLDRLAFAEPLPVNVDDPRGAEGRPAGPGPLDLAALERLEDDGLVHVDEQGAVRLAHPLHGPVLRAAAGGLRARRLARAPEEYGPALDAEATALTALIGQADVRTVPAPVGDWLVAEGLPVPAGYAALRARYARLRGEVREAAAWAREGLRTTASGPSGTGAEAGVEAEAGAAVEAGAELALAEAQSLALASVRHPAHAPHDPYDAVRLGTPEQAAGRLTGVFAAHADALTHADGPALDRAAGELERRGFLLFAAEAYAQAAAVHRDPGAARTARTRAVALARRCQGARTPALAGPVLGELTARQRQIVTLAATGLSNRQIAERLTLSIRTVGNHLYSAYTRLGASDRTALPRLTELRPTHFRSTELRPTDFRETQPA